TCTTCTCGCCCGATCCGTTTGAGCGCAACCTTGGCCGCTTCCGCCGAACGCCGAATGAGGGCACGCTATTTTATGGCCTGGTGCAGGACGGCAACGATACCTGGGACGCCACCTTTTTCTGCGGCTCCTGTGCGGTGCTGCGCCGCAGCGCGCTGGATGAAATCGGCGGCATCGCGGTAGAAACCGTGACGGAAGATGCGCATACCTCGTTGCGTCTGCATCGACGCGGCCATACTTCCGCCTATATCCGCATCCCGCAGGCGGCCGGTCTGGCGACCGAAAGCCTCTCTGCGCATATTGGCCAGCGTATTCGCTGGGCACGCGGCATGGTGCAAATTTTCCGTCTCGATAACCCGTTGATGGGGCGCGGCCTGAAGCTGGTGCAGCGGCTATGCTACGCCAACGCCATGCTGCACTTTCTGTCCGGCATTCCGCGCCTGATCTTTCTGCTGGCGCCGCTCGCGTTCCTGCTGGCCCACGCCTATATCATTTTCGCGCCGGCGCTGGCGATCGCCATTTACGTACTGCCGCATATGCTGCATACCAGCCTGACCAACTCGCGTATTCAGGGCCGCTACCGCCACTCTTTCTGGAGTGAGGTCTATGAAACCGTGCTGGCCTGGTATATCGCCCGGCCTACCACCGTGGCGTTGTTTAATCCGCATAAGGGCAAGTTTAACGTAACGGCGAAGGGCGGCCTGGTAGAGGAACAGCATCTCGACTGGGTGATCACCAAGCCTTATATGGCGCTGGTACTACTTAACCTGGCAGGCGTGGTTATGGCGGGCTGGCGTATCGCTTATGGCCCGCAGAATGAAGTGCTGACGGTATTGGTAAGCCTGCTGTGGGTATTCTACAACATGATCATTCTTGGCGGCGCGGTGGCCGTTTCGGTTGAGGCGCGTCAGATCCGTGAAGCGCACCGCGTGGAGATGGCGATGCCCGCCGCGATTGCCCGTAAAGATGGTCATATGCTGCCCTGTACCCTGCGTGATTATTCAGACGGGGGCGTGGGCGTTGAGCTGCGCGAAGCGGATGCGCTTAAAGATGGCGAAGAGATCCATTTGCTGCTGCGCCGCGGCCAGCAGGAGTTCAGCTTTCCGGCAAAAGTGCAGCGCGTATTTGGTCGCCGGGCCGGTATCCGCCTCAATAACCTTTCTACCGCCGAGCATATTGAATTTATTCAGTGTACCTTCGCCCGCGCCGATACCTGGGCGCTGTGGCAGGACGGCTTCCCGGAAGATAAGCCGATCCAGAGCCTGACTGACATTATGATCCTCGGCTTTAAGGGCTACATTCGCCTGGCTGAGTATGGGCCGGCGCGGGTACGCCGGCTGTTCCTGACGCTGACCGCTTTCCTTTCCTGGCTGGCGTCGTTTTTTCCCAAAGGCGTAGGAAGCGCAACGGCAGGCGCTGCCGGTGTAAAACAATGACTCAACTGATGATGCGACAATGACGAGAAAAATAAGCTGGTTTACCGCAATGCTGATGGGGCTGTTACCGTTAGCGCATGCCGCACCCGAACCTAACTCTGCCGGTCAGGCGATGGGGATTGCCCAGCCGGCTCAGGCTGCCGGCGCTGCTGCGCCGGTTGATACATCGGCTCAGGCACAGGCTGTTGATAGTCCGTCCATGGGCGCTCAACCTGTCGCCACGGTTAATGCCTCGCCAGGCGCCGCTGCGCCGCTGCGTAATAGTGAGTTAGTATTCACTAATGTTGCGCCGCCGCCGGGTAGCTTTAAGCTCCAGGGTACCCGCCCGGATGGGCAAATCGAGTTTGGCGTACGCAGCGATGAGCTGGTCACGCAGGCGGTGCTGCATCTCACTTATCGTCCATCACCGGCGCTGCTGCCGACGCTATCCCATTTTAAGGTCTACCTGAATGAGGAGCTGGTCGGCCTGGTCACCATCACGCCAGAGCAACTGGGCAAAGAGAATCAGGCGACGGTAAATATCGATCCGCGTTTTATCAGCGATTTTAACCGCGTGCGCTTCGAGCTGGTTGGTCATTACACCAACACCTGTGAAAACCCCGCTAACAGCGCCATTTGGCTGGATATCGGTAAAGAAAGTCGACTTGATTTAACGCTGCAAAAACTGCCGCTGAAAAACGACCTGTCCGATTTCCCGGAACCCTTCTTCGACAGCCGCGATAATCGTCCGCTACAGCTGCCGATGATCTTCGCCAGCGCGCCAAACCTCGGTGAACAACACGCGGCGGCGCTACTCGCGTCCTGGTTTGGCGTACAGGCGCAGTGGCGCGGCCAGTCATTTCCGGTGCTCTATAATCAGCTGCCGCAGCAGCAGCACGCGGTGGTGTTCGCCACCAACGATCGACGTCCTGACTTCCTGAAAGATTATCCAGCGGTGGAAAAACCCACCGTAGAGATCATCAGCCAGCCTGATAATCCCTATCAGAAGATGCTGCTGGTGCTGGGGCGCAATGATGAAGATCTGCTGACGGCGGTCAAAGGCATTGCCCAGGGCGATGTCCTGCTGCGCGGCCAGTCCGCTACCGTTGAGCAGGTGAAACAGCTGGCGGCACGTCAGCCTTATGATGCGCCAAACTGGGTGCGTACCGATCGCCCGACTAAATTCTCCGAGCTACAGCAGTATGAAAACCAGCTGCAGGCGGGCGGTGTTCAGCCTTCTCCGATTAGCCTGACGCTCAACCTGCCGCCGGATCTGTTCCTGGTGCGCGCGCGCGGCATCAAAATGGATCTGACCTATCGCTACACCTCACCGCAGCAAAATGACGGTTCACGGCTGGCGGTTAACCTGAATAACCAGTTTATGCAGGATTATCCACTACAGGTAAAGGACGATAACGGTAAGCAGCTGTTGCATATTCCGCTGATTCAGGGATTACAGGATACCGGCGCCTCACTGACTATTCCGGCGCTGCGTCTTGGCGTGGTTAATCAGCTGCGCTTCGATTTTGATTACCCCATCACCGTGATCGGCGGCAGCAGCGATGAGCGCTGCGCAACCATATCGCCGGTGGCGCATCACGTAGTAGTGGACGGCAATTCCACCATCGATCTCTCCGGCTACCGTCACTATATCGAAATGCCTTCGCTGCGCGCCTTCGCCAATGCCGGTTTCCCGTTCAGCCGCATGGCCGATCTGGCGCAGACGCTGGTGCTGGTCAACCCTAAACCCCAGGCCGATCAGGTTAGCGCGCTGCTGAACGCGATAGGCAATATCGGGGCGCAAACCGGCTTTCCGGCGCTTAACGTGCAGATCAGCGACGACTGGTCAAAAGCCAGGTCGGCTGATGCGGATCTGTTGATGATCGGTACTGTTCCGCCTGATTTACGCGAAGATAGCCGCATTAATCTGCTGGTGGAACGCGCGAAAAGCTGGGTGGATAAGCCGGTGCGTCAGTCGGTACTGGATAATGTCGATACGCCAGCTGGCGATCGCACGGCCGGCAGCCGCACCACCATTATCTCCGATGGGCCGATGGCGGCGATTATCGGCTTCCAGTCGCCGTTTAATGCGCAGCGCAGCGTGGTCGCGCTGTTGGCGGACAGCCCGCGCGCTTATCAGCTATTAAATAATGCTCTGCTCGACAGCGGTAAACGCGCCGCGATCTATGGCTCCGCATCGATTATCCGTGAGTCCGGCGTTAACAGCCTGCGCGTGGGCGATCGCTACTTTGTCGGTCATCTGCCGTGGTGGGAGCGTCTGTGGCATGCGTTGGCGTCCCATCCGGTACTGATGGCGCTGTTTGCCGTGGTGGTGGTGCTGTTGGTGGCCCTGATGGTATGGCGGCTGATGCGGTTGGTAACGCGTCGCCGTCTTGGTAATGAGGATGACGAGTGATCGCCTTGATACTACGTGGCGCGCTGCTGGCGCTGATGCTGCTGGCTGCAGGGCGCGCCAGCGCTGATTGTACTGCCTGGCCAGAGTGGGAACAGTTTAAACAGGACTACATCAGCGATCAGGGGCGGGTGATCGATCCCTGGGAAGGAAAAAACATCACCACCTCCGAAGGGCAAAGCTACGCGCTCTTTTTCGCGCTGGTGGCGAACGATCGCCCCACCTTCGACCGGCTGCTGAGCTGGACGGAGAACAACCTGGCGGCGGGCGATCTGACGCAGCGTTTACCCGCCTGGCTGTGGGGGCAGGAGAGTAAAAGCGGTAAATGGCAGGTACTGGACGAGAATCCGGCCTCCGATGCCGATCTGTGGATCGGCTGGACGCTGCTGCAGGCGAGCCAGCTCTGGCACAGCCGCAGCTATCAGGTTACCGGTACGCTGCTGTTAAATCGGGTGGCGAAAGAGGAAGTGGCCGATCTGAAAGGCTTCGGGCTGATGCTAATGCCGGGTAAAGCCGGTTTTATCCAGCCCGACAGCTGGATGATTAACCCCAGCTATCTGCCGTTGCAGCTGTTAACCCGCCTTAGCGCGCTGAAAGGGCCGTGGCCGGAGATTAACCGCAACGCGCTGCGTCTGCTGCAGGAGACCGCGCCAAAAGGCTTCGCGCCGGACTGGTATGTCTGGCAGAGCGGCAGCGGCTGGCGTCCTGATAAAGCCAAAGGACCGATAGGCGGCTACGATGCCATTCGCGTTTATTTATGGGCGGGCATGCTGAGCGACGACGACCCACGTAAAGCAACGCTGCTGGCGCATCTGGCGCCGATGGCGCGTCTGACGGAAGCGTCAGGCAATCCGCCGGAGCGCGTGAATGTGCTGACCGGCGAAATGACTAATCACGGCAACGTGGGCTTTTCGGCGGCGCTGCTGCCGTTTCTCCAGGGTTCATATGCGCTGACGGCACAGCAGCAGCGGGTGCAACAACAGCCGCCCGGCAGCGATGCCTACTACAGCAGCGTACTCAATCTGTTTGGCAGCGGCTGGAGTGATAACCGCTACCGTTTTACGGCGCAGGGCGACCTGTTACCGGCATGGGATTCACAATGCGTAACGTCAGATTAAGCTGTCTGAGCCTGTTGCTGCCGGGCGTGATCGGCATCAGTACTCTGCCCGCGCTGGCCGCCGAGGCGCCGCGCGAAGTGTCGCCGGTGGAGTGGCTGCTGGAGCAGGTGCGCACCGGCGAGGCGACCAACAAATATGATCTGGTTACGCAGGCGCTGTATCGCCTGGATAAGATCGATCCTGATAATCCGGAAGTGATTGCCGCGCGCCTCAGGCTGGCGTTGCATCAGGGCGATCAGGCTAAAGCACAGCAGTATATGGCGCAGTTAACGCAGGTCGCGCCCGATTCGCGGGCGGCGAAAGAAGCGCAGTCCAGCATGTTGCTGGTTAGCCCTGAAGGCCGACAACAGCTGCAGCAGGCGCGTTTGCTGGCGACTTCCGGCCATTTGCCGGAGGCGCGCGCGGCCTGGGATAAACTGTTTAACGGCACCTTCCCCGACGTGAGCCTGGCGCTGGAATACTGGAGCCTGGTGTCGCGCATCGACGGTCAGCTGCCGGTGGCGCTGGAGAATCTGCAGGCGCTGGATCGGCGCTATCCGGGTAATGTCGGTGTGCGTATGCAACTGGCGCGGCTACAGTACCAAAACGATAATCGAGCCGGGGCGACTGACGAGCTGAAAACGCTGGCGGCCAATCCGGCCGGGCGCGATCGGGCAGCGGAGCTGTGGCTGAGCAATATTCAGGCGCAGCCGGTCACGGCAGAGAGCGTGGCGCAACTGCAACAGTACCTGGATACCTTCACCAGTGGCGATGCGCGCAGTAATGGCGAGCAGGAGCTGGCGCGTCGGCAAAAAATGCTGGCCGATCCCGCCTTCCAGCAGCGTTCGCGTGCGCTGGCGCTGGTGGATAAGGGCGCCGGCGCCGAGGCGATTCCGACGTTGCAGGCGGCGCTGAAACTTAATCCAAACGATGCCGATCTGCTGGGCGCAATGGGCCAGGCACAGGCGCGGGCCAATAATCGCGCCGCTGCCGCCCGCTATTTTGAGCAGGCGATACAGGCGGGCCAGCAAAGCACCAGCGTGGGCATGTGGCAGAGCCTGCTGCAAACCAACCGCTACTGGCTGACGATTGAAAACGGCGACAAGGCGCTGGCGCAAGGCGATATTGCCGGGGCCGAGCGCCAATACCAGCAGGCGCGTTCGCTGGATAACAGCGATAGTTATGCGCTTATTGGCTTAGGCGACGTGGCGCTGGCGCGGAAAAATGAGGCGGAGGCGGAGCGGCTATTTCGTCAGGCCTGGCAAATGGACCGTACCAACAGCACGGCGGTACGGCGGCTGGCGGGGCTGTATCAGCAGCAGTCGCCGCAAAAAGCGATCGCCTTTATCAACGGGCTAAGCGGCGAGCAGCAGCGCGCGCTCGGCAGCACGCTAAATAGCCTGCGTAGCGACGTGCTGCGCGCCGAGGCGGACACGCTGGCTCAGCAGGGCAGCTGGACGCAGGCGGCGGAAAAATATCGTCAGGCGCAGCAGAATGCGCCGGATGATGTCTGGCTGAACTATCGGTTGGCCAACGCGCTGCTTAATGCCGGCGAGCCACGTCAGGCCGACAGCCTGATGATCGCCATGGCGCAGCGTCTGCCAGCCGATCCAGCCCAGGTCTATGCTCACAGTCTTTATCTTTCCAACAGCGATCGGGACGAAGAGGCGCTGATGCAGCTTAACGGCCTGCCGCAGGCGCGCTGGGATCAGAATATGCGCGAGCTGGCCGATCGCCTGCAGCAGAATAAGGTATATGCCCAGGCTGACGCGCAGCGGCTGGCGGGCAACAATAGCGCGGCGGTCGCGCTGCTTAACGCGCTGCCCGCTTCGCCGCGCCGGGATATTACCCTTGCCGACTGGGCACTGGCGGATGGCTATCCGCAACAGGCATTGATGAGTTACCAGCAGGTGCTGGAACAGGATAAGAACAATCAGGACGCCGCGCTGGGGCAGATTGAGGCGCTGGTGGCGCTGAATCGCAAAGCCGAAGCGCGTAACGCGCTGAATGCGCTGCCTGCCGGCGCGGCGCAGGCGAGCATTAACGTTGGCCGTCGTTTGGCTAATGCCTGGCAAAGCGTGGACGATACTGCGCGTGCGCGCCAGCTCTGGCAACAGCTGAAACCGCGCGCGCAACAGGAAGCGCCTTCGCAAAGCAGCGCGCTGGTATTCCGTGATGCGGCCCGGCTGGAGGCGCAGCAGCAGCAGCCAGCGCTGGCTTTCCTTGATTATCGTCAGGCGATGGTCGCCAGCGGCATTACCCCGACGGCGCCGCAGGATAACGCCGCCTTTACCCGGCTGATGCGTAATAACCCGGGCGACGGCTGGCTGAAGCGCGGCATTCGCAGCGATGCCGCCGATCTTTATCAGCGTCAGGACACCACGCTGAAGCTGGAGCAAGACTATTCGCGCAATAAAGGTACCGGCGGTATTTCCGATCTCACCGCGCATACCACCATGCTCCAGCTTGAGACGCCGCTGGCGGCCGGTAAAAGCTTTGTGCGCGTCGATCGCGTTGAGGTGTCAGCAGGCACCTTTGCGACTGAAAATGGCCGTCATACCGAAGTGTTCGGTACCTGTGCCGATAATGGCACCGCAGGCTGTAGCAGCAACCTGAAACAGCATGCGGAAGGGGTCGCGGTAGGTGCCGGCTGGCAAAACGATCGCTGGTCGGCAGATATCGGCACCTCGCCGATGGGGTTTGAAGTGGTTAACTGGGTGGGCGGCGTAAGCTGGAACACCGATGTGAAAGATGTCGGCCTGACGTTTACCGCTTCGCGGCGGCCTATTTCCAGCTCGCTGCTGGCCTATGCCGGCGCGCGCGATCCCAGCCCGCAGGGCGGCAAGCGTTGGGGCGGCGTCGTCGCAACCGGCGGCGCGATCGGCCTGAGCTACGATCGGGGCGGATCGCACGGGGTATGGGCCGATCTTAGCGCGCATCAAATTAGCGGTAAAAACGTGGCGGATAACAGCCGCGAGCGTCTGATGGCGGGCTATTATTATAAGCTGATAAACGAAGATAACCGGCGCGCGACTATCGGCCTGAACAGTATGCTGTGGCACTACCAAAAGGATCTCAGCGATTACGCGTTTGGGCAGGGCGGCTATTATAGCCCGCAGCAATATTTTTCGCTGGCAGTGCCGATAAACTGGCGGCAGCGTACTGAGAACTGGTCATTTGACGTTGGCGGCTCGGTTTCCTGGTCGCGCTCAAAAACCAGCGCACAGCGGCGCTACCCGGTCTGGCCTGGTTTTGAAACGACGGCAAATGAAACCGCCGCAGGCAGTTCCGGCACCGGCTTCGGCTATACGCTGCGGGCGGCAGTGGAGCGGCGTCTGACGTCGCACTGGACATTAGGGGTGGCGGTAGATATTCAGCAGGCGAAAGATTATACGCCCAGCCACGGCCTGATATACGCCCGTTATTCAATGAGCGGCTGGGAAGGCGACCTCGATTTGCCGCCGGAGCCGCTGGCGCCTTACGCTGACTTTAAGTAGCGTCCTGCCTGGAAAAACCCTAAAACGGTTTCCTGCCGTCACCATCATTGCTAAAAAAACAGCAACCATGAGATATACTCCTGGTTGCTTTTATCGTTATTGCCCGCTTTCCAGGGGCCTGGAGAATAGCTTTGCGCGTTAGTCGGTCACTTACGATCAAGCAGATGGCAACGGTTTCTGGCGTTGCGGTAGTGACTATCTGTATTTTTATCATTATCCAGCTTTTCCACTTTGTGCAGCAGCGCAGGACGGACTACGCCCAGCAGATGGAAAACATCGCGCATACGGTGCGCCAGCCGCTCTCCGAGGCGGTGCTGCGTGCTGATATCCCGCAGGCTGAACATATCCTGCAATCCTTAAAGCCCGCCGGAATCCTTTCACGCGCAGAGGTGGTGCTGCCTAACGCTTTTCAGGCGCTGCATACCGATTTTGAAAACGAAAAAGCGGTGCCGCGCCTGATTGCCCGGCTGTTTGAACTGCCGGTGCAGATTACCGTGCCGCTCTATTCGGTGGAGAGCACCGTCTCGCCGAAGCCGCTGGCCTACCTGGTACTGCAGGCCGATTCCTGGCGCGTTTATCAATTTATCCTCAGCACCATCGCCACTATGCTGACTACCTACTTGCTGCTGGCGCTGATCCTCTCGATTGCCATTAGCTGGTGCATTAACCGGCTGGTGATCCATCCGCTGCGCGACGTGGCACATGCGCTGCAGGATCTGCCGCCACAGGATATTCTGACCCATAAGCTGCCGCTGCCGCCGCTGCATAATGACGATGAGATCGGCATGCTTATCCGCAGCTATAACCGCAATCTGCAGGTGCTAGAGTCGGTGCATGATGAGATGAGCCGTTTGACCACTCATTATGTCTTAACCGATCTGCCCAATCGCACGCTGTTTCTGGCGCTGCTGGAGCAGCATCTAAAGGCAGCCGCTTATAGCGGGCCTTTTACCGTGATGGTGGTGCGCATAGAGACGTTGCTGGAAGCCAACGGCGTGCTGACGGAAGAGCAGCGCGATACGCTGACCTTAACGCTGCTGGAAAAAATTCGCGGCGTGATTGAAGAACGCACCGTAGTGGGCCAGCTTGGCGTCAGTGATTTCGCGCTGCTGGTGAAAAAGGCGAACAACCCGTT
This Mixta hanseatica DNA region includes the following protein-coding sequences:
- the bcsA gene encoding UDP-forming cellulose synthase catalytic subunit, which produces MNPLRWIIAAPAWQALSARYDGYLQAGTSRLAAGIHCFWLVLGWALLRFETAGWQRIIAQRRTLWPHISPERPRPLDIIRFFSQSLWLLLFLPQDGNAVSQRKRLNAFRHLFSWRQRFHLWLDSLPQRIQHGDRLEQRVSRMPPVLRKGVFILCSVAAALLALLCISQPLDLFTQFIFVLMLWGLAMIVRRVPGRLATMMLIVLSLTVSCRYLWWRYTSTLNWDDPLSLTFGLLLIGAETYAWVVLVLGYFQTLWPLHRQPVSLPEDTRLWPSVDLLVPTYNEPMSVVKPTIYAALGIDWPKDKLNIYILDDGNRQEFRDFAASVGVRYVARPTHEHAKAGNINNALRTECQSEFVTIFDCDHVPTRSFLQMTLGWFIKDKKLAMLQTPHHFFSPDPFERNLGRFRRTPNEGTLFYGLVQDGNDTWDATFFCGSCAVLRRSALDEIGGIAVETVTEDAHTSLRLHRRGHTSAYIRIPQAAGLATESLSAHIGQRIRWARGMVQIFRLDNPLMGRGLKLVQRLCYANAMLHFLSGIPRLIFLLAPLAFLLAHAYIIFAPALAIAIYVLPHMLHTSLTNSRIQGRYRHSFWSEVYETVLAWYIARPTTVALFNPHKGKFNVTAKGGLVEEQHLDWVITKPYMALVLLNLAGVVMAGWRIAYGPQNEVLTVLVSLLWVFYNMIILGGAVAVSVEARQIREAHRVEMAMPAAIARKDGHMLPCTLRDYSDGGVGVELREADALKDGEEIHLLLRRGQQEFSFPAKVQRVFGRRAGIRLNNLSTAEHIEFIQCTFARADTWALWQDGFPEDKPIQSLTDIMILGFKGYIRLAEYGPARVRRLFLTLTAFLSWLASFFPKGVGSATAGAAGVKQ
- the hmsP gene encoding biofilm formation regulator HmsP, translating into MRVSRSLTIKQMATVSGVAVVTICIFIIIQLFHFVQQRRTDYAQQMENIAHTVRQPLSEAVLRADIPQAEHILQSLKPAGILSRAEVVLPNAFQALHTDFENEKAVPRLIARLFELPVQITVPLYSVESTVSPKPLAYLVLQADSWRVYQFILSTIATMLTTYLLLALILSIAISWCINRLVIHPLRDVAHALQDLPPQDILTHKLPLPPLHNDDEIGMLIRSYNRNLQVLESVHDEMSRLTTHYVLTDLPNRTLFLALLEQHLKAAAYSGPFTVMVVRIETLLEANGVLTEEQRDTLTLTLLEKIRGVIEERTVVGQLGVSDFALLVKKANNPFRAYRLARNLMNRLNQPVSLHEVQLRPTLSIGIAQRDADHLSAPELLGRAVSAMMSARHQGKNQVLFFDPLLTKRAQRRLTQEHDILQGLEQEQFALFLQPQINMATGELVGAEALLRMRQLDGSYSLPEELIANAEEIGVIGALGRWALEEACRVLAAWQKRGIRLPLSVNISAIQLREPGTVWHLQELLERHRIQHGSLVLELTETAQIGDPAQAKSLLSALQEVGVAVALDDFGTGYANLSYLHQFRSLPISKLKMDRSFVSALPDDDTIVRIVAAISEITALDVVAEGIETVAQRDWLLARGITIGQGYLFDGPLSLNDFEKWLATLTLQH
- the bcsZ gene encoding cellulose synthase complex periplasmic endoglucanase BcsZ, which codes for MLLAAGRASADCTAWPEWEQFKQDYISDQGRVIDPWEGKNITTSEGQSYALFFALVANDRPTFDRLLSWTENNLAAGDLTQRLPAWLWGQESKSGKWQVLDENPASDADLWIGWTLLQASQLWHSRSYQVTGTLLLNRVAKEEVADLKGFGLMLMPGKAGFIQPDSWMINPSYLPLQLLTRLSALKGPWPEINRNALRLLQETAPKGFAPDWYVWQSGSGWRPDKAKGPIGGYDAIRVYLWAGMLSDDDPRKATLLAHLAPMARLTEASGNPPERVNVLTGEMTNHGNVGFSAALLPFLQGSYALTAQQQRVQQQPPGSDAYYSSVLNLFGSGWSDNRYRFTAQGDLLPAWDSQCVTSD
- the bcsB gene encoding cellulose biosynthesis cyclic di-GMP-binding regulatory protein BcsB; the protein is MTRKISWFTAMLMGLLPLAHAAPEPNSAGQAMGIAQPAQAAGAAAPVDTSAQAQAVDSPSMGAQPVATVNASPGAAAPLRNSELVFTNVAPPPGSFKLQGTRPDGQIEFGVRSDELVTQAVLHLTYRPSPALLPTLSHFKVYLNEELVGLVTITPEQLGKENQATVNIDPRFISDFNRVRFELVGHYTNTCENPANSAIWLDIGKESRLDLTLQKLPLKNDLSDFPEPFFDSRDNRPLQLPMIFASAPNLGEQHAAALLASWFGVQAQWRGQSFPVLYNQLPQQQHAVVFATNDRRPDFLKDYPAVEKPTVEIISQPDNPYQKMLLVLGRNDEDLLTAVKGIAQGDVLLRGQSATVEQVKQLAARQPYDAPNWVRTDRPTKFSELQQYENQLQAGGVQPSPISLTLNLPPDLFLVRARGIKMDLTYRYTSPQQNDGSRLAVNLNNQFMQDYPLQVKDDNGKQLLHIPLIQGLQDTGASLTIPALRLGVVNQLRFDFDYPITVIGGSSDERCATISPVAHHVVVDGNSTIDLSGYRHYIEMPSLRAFANAGFPFSRMADLAQTLVLVNPKPQADQVSALLNAIGNIGAQTGFPALNVQISDDWSKARSADADLLMIGTVPPDLREDSRINLLVERAKSWVDKPVRQSVLDNVDTPAGDRTAGSRTTIISDGPMAAIIGFQSPFNAQRSVVALLADSPRAYQLLNNALLDSGKRAAIYGSASIIRESGVNSLRVGDRYFVGHLPWWERLWHALASHPVLMALFAVVVVLLVALMVWRLMRLVTRRRLGNEDDE
- the bcsC gene encoding cellulose synthase complex outer membrane protein BcsC, encoding MRNVRLSCLSLLLPGVIGISTLPALAAEAPREVSPVEWLLEQVRTGEATNKYDLVTQALYRLDKIDPDNPEVIAARLRLALHQGDQAKAQQYMAQLTQVAPDSRAAKEAQSSMLLVSPEGRQQLQQARLLATSGHLPEARAAWDKLFNGTFPDVSLALEYWSLVSRIDGQLPVALENLQALDRRYPGNVGVRMQLARLQYQNDNRAGATDELKTLAANPAGRDRAAELWLSNIQAQPVTAESVAQLQQYLDTFTSGDARSNGEQELARRQKMLADPAFQQRSRALALVDKGAGAEAIPTLQAALKLNPNDADLLGAMGQAQARANNRAAAARYFEQAIQAGQQSTSVGMWQSLLQTNRYWLTIENGDKALAQGDIAGAERQYQQARSLDNSDSYALIGLGDVALARKNEAEAERLFRQAWQMDRTNSTAVRRLAGLYQQQSPQKAIAFINGLSGEQQRALGSTLNSLRSDVLRAEADTLAQQGSWTQAAEKYRQAQQNAPDDVWLNYRLANALLNAGEPRQADSLMIAMAQRLPADPAQVYAHSLYLSNSDRDEEALMQLNGLPQARWDQNMRELADRLQQNKVYAQADAQRLAGNNSAAVALLNALPASPRRDITLADWALADGYPQQALMSYQQVLEQDKNNQDAALGQIEALVALNRKAEARNALNALPAGAAQASINVGRRLANAWQSVDDTARARQLWQQLKPRAQQEAPSQSSALVFRDAARLEAQQQQPALAFLDYRQAMVASGITPTAPQDNAAFTRLMRNNPGDGWLKRGIRSDAADLYQRQDTTLKLEQDYSRNKGTGGISDLTAHTTMLQLETPLAAGKSFVRVDRVEVSAGTFATENGRHTEVFGTCADNGTAGCSSNLKQHAEGVAVGAGWQNDRWSADIGTSPMGFEVVNWVGGVSWNTDVKDVGLTFTASRRPISSSLLAYAGARDPSPQGGKRWGGVVATGGAIGLSYDRGGSHGVWADLSAHQISGKNVADNSRERLMAGYYYKLINEDNRRATIGLNSMLWHYQKDLSDYAFGQGGYYSPQQYFSLAVPINWRQRTENWSFDVGGSVSWSRSKTSAQRRYPVWPGFETTANETAAGSSGTGFGYTLRAAVERRLTSHWTLGVAVDIQQAKDYTPSHGLIYARYSMSGWEGDLDLPPEPLAPYADFK